ATCATCTTGTCGTTGCGATCGCCGCAGAGATCGAGTAGCGCCAATATCTCCGCTTTGACGATCTGCCGATCGCCGTTAAATAGCATATCGAAAAACCGCTCGGTTATATCGCCGCTAAATAGATCGTCGGGAAATATCGCGTCAAGGTCCATCAATAAAGCCGCTTTTTCTTTAAGACTAAGATACGTTTATAAGAGTCGATTATCTTTTGCGGATCTATTTCGCCGCTTTCCACGGCTTGTTTAACGATAGTTAAAGCCTTTTGAGGTATATCGGGGTCTTGCGTAAGCATATTGGAAAAAATCAGCGCGTCGTCGCCGGCGTTGATCGCTCTTACCAGCGTTTCGTTGAGATCGAAATATTGCGTAATCGCTCCCATCTGCAGATCGTCGCTTATAATTACGCCGATGAAACCGGCGGCGCGCAAGCGATCAATATGCTTTCGCGAAAGCGAAGCGGGCAGTTCGTCTATGTCGCGGTCGATAACGTGAGAGATCATCGTCGCGCGCGCCAAATTCGCGTTTATAAGCGTTTTGAACGGAATTAACTCCTTCTCCTCGTAAGCGCCCGTAGCGTCCGCTTGCTCTACGTGCGGATCGGCTTTGGCGCTGCCGTGTCCGGGGAAATGTTTTAGGGCGGTTAGTATGCCGCAAGAGTCGTGCGCCTGTATAAACCGCTTGGCGAATTCAGCCGCTTTGATAGGATCGGAGCCAAAACTGCGCTCGTCGCTCGCTATTACGCTCTCGCCATTTTCCAGATCGACTACCGGCGCGAGGTTAAAATTGATTCCGTATCCGCGCAATTCGCACGCGAGGTTGCGATATACGGCGCGCGCGCCGTTTAGCGTCCCTTTGCCTATTTGTTTCGCGGACGGATACTCGCTAAAGCCTTTTTTAGAGTTTAGCCGCTGAATCTTGCCGCCTTCTTGATCTATCATTATCCATAGCGGCGGGTTAGAGCCGACCGAGTAATGAAGGGCGCGCGTAAGCGCCTCAAGCTGCAAAGGATCTTTAACGTTGCGAGCGTAGATAATCACGCCCCCGATCTCGCCGTTTTTGATTTGGCGTATGACAAGTTTCGACCACTCGTCCTTCGCGCTTTGCCCTTCAAAACCTACGATAATCATCTGCCCTATCATCTTTTCCAAAGGCGCGGGGTATTTCGCGCTCGCGGGGCGGGTTTGATCGGTTTGCGGCGTTTGAGCGCTCGCCAGATAAAGCGCCAGCGAAAACGCAAACAAAGCGCGAAACGTCATAGTTTTTCCCAAACGGTTCGACCGACGAGATCCATCACTCCTACGCCGATAGCGCTTAACCTCTCTCTTATCGCGTCGGCTAAGGCGTAGTCCCCGTTCGCCTTCGCCTTCGCGCGATCGGCTATCAGCTTTTCGATCTCGTTTTTATCCTCCGCGCTCACTCCCCACTGAAACCATTCGTAAGGGTCGCTAGCGCCTACGCCGAGCAGATC
The Helicobacteraceae bacterium genome window above contains:
- a CDS encoding glycosyl hydrolase encodes the protein MTFRALFAFSLALYLASAQTPQTDQTRPASAKYPAPLEKMIGQMIIVGFEGQSAKDEWSKLVIRQIKNGEIGGVIIYARNVKDPLQLEALTRALHYSVGSNPPLWIMIDQEGGKIQRLNSKKGFSEYPSAKQIGKGTLNGARAVYRNLACELRGYGINFNLAPVVDLENGESVIASDERSFGSDPIKAAEFAKRFIQAHDSCGILTALKHFPGHGSAKADPHVEQADATGAYEEKELIPFKTLINANLARATMISHVIDRDIDELPASLSRKHIDRLRAAGFIGVIISDDLQMGAITQYFDLNETLVRAINAGDDALIFSNMLTQDPDIPQKALTIVKQAVESGEIDPQKIIDSYKRILVLKKKRLY